From the Leptospira sp. WS60.C2 genome, one window contains:
- a CDS encoding rubrerythrin produces the protein MGHATETTNHSIPEVLKAIVSKEMNHALWLNTLSLLEHIGSRKILLTQSSEDTSEMILRHATEEARHALFFKKAARTIQPEFRSGYQNSSLVRGTAARIYFAKLDTLVRRNLKKVFTDERTFTYLAYLYTTTVIEKRAMVVYNAYDEILNQSGSPIRLTNLILEEEGHLSEMSAEMYRLDPNAEQRLALLEAEEAKIFARFWRQIGEFSLN, from the coding sequence ATGGGCCACGCAACAGAGACAACCAATCACTCCATTCCAGAAGTTCTAAAAGCTATTGTTTCGAAAGAAATGAACCACGCCCTTTGGCTGAACACACTCTCTTTACTCGAACACATTGGATCGCGAAAAATCCTTCTCACCCAGTCCAGTGAAGATACCTCAGAAATGATCTTACGACATGCCACAGAAGAAGCAAGGCATGCCCTCTTTTTCAAAAAAGCAGCAAGGACCATCCAACCGGAGTTTCGTTCTGGCTACCAAAACTCCTCTTTAGTTCGCGGAACTGCCGCAAGAATTTATTTCGCAAAACTAGACACCCTCGTTCGCAGGAATCTTAAGAAAGTTTTCACCGACGAAAGGACATTCACCTACCTTGCCTATTTGTATACCACAACCGTAATCGAAAAAAGAGCTATGGTCGTTTACAATGCGTATGACGAAATTTTAAACCAATCCGGTTCTCCCATCCGCCTAACTAACCTCATCCTAGAGGAAGAGGGCCATTTGTCCGAAATGAGCGCGGAAATGTACCGTTTGGACCCGAATGCGGAACAGAGATTGGCCCTTTTGGAAGCAGAAGAAGCAAAAATCTTTGCCCGTTTTTGGCGCCAAATCGGTGAATTCTCCCTAAATTAA
- a CDS encoding 1-acyl-sn-glycerol-3-phosphate acyltransferase, with translation MSIKSFIPAKFNLPVLWLTDLTLPLLNKVVHNLEAIEISENDEKILKSFQKERLLYISNHPTTKEPGIAFHAANIMGSRFHYMAAREVFEWGYGFVGDFIQSIGAYSVLAGAPDRESLKASRAILANPAGKLALFPEGEPTSGMNDTLLPFQPGVAQLGIWGLEDALKKDPNASIWVLPTFIKYRMTSSIQSMQKDIDQSLTRMEERFGISKTGKDIVHRFLSIGKRMMEREEKEYGVPVEEGRADDFDYRLGRMRHAMLDNIARKANIPKWDVDANAIEKLRKILSTLEMVSVGVQDPNGELPSLEMARWARNAATKAYDFISIQTAYIKELPSPERLYEFLYRYENEIFGETKQRSHKAVVRLGKPFKINEYLGSYKEDKKKTLDSITERLRNELQTMLVDEKSKSNALFPSQYIF, from the coding sequence ATGTCAATCAAATCCTTTATCCCAGCAAAGTTCAATCTCCCTGTCCTTTGGTTAACCGATCTGACATTGCCCTTACTCAATAAAGTTGTGCACAATCTGGAGGCGATTGAAATCTCAGAAAATGACGAAAAAATATTAAAATCGTTTCAAAAAGAACGTTTGCTCTACATTTCCAATCATCCTACTACCAAGGAACCAGGCATAGCGTTTCATGCGGCAAACATCATGGGTTCTCGTTTTCATTATATGGCCGCCAGGGAGGTATTTGAATGGGGATACGGATTCGTGGGAGATTTTATCCAATCCATTGGTGCCTACTCTGTGTTAGCTGGTGCACCCGATAGAGAATCTCTCAAAGCATCCCGGGCCATATTGGCAAACCCGGCTGGTAAGTTAGCACTGTTTCCTGAAGGTGAACCCACAAGTGGGATGAACGACACCTTACTTCCCTTCCAACCAGGTGTCGCCCAGCTTGGGATTTGGGGTTTAGAAGATGCACTAAAAAAAGATCCCAATGCTAGCATATGGGTGTTACCAACGTTTATCAAATACCGAATGACTAGTTCCATCCAATCTATGCAAAAAGATATCGACCAAAGTCTCACACGAATGGAAGAAAGGTTCGGAATCTCTAAAACAGGCAAAGACATTGTGCATCGATTTTTATCCATCGGAAAACGTATGATGGAACGAGAAGAAAAAGAATATGGTGTTCCTGTGGAAGAAGGAAGAGCCGATGACTTTGATTACCGATTGGGACGAATGCGACATGCCATGCTCGATAACATTGCCAGAAAGGCCAACATACCAAAGTGGGATGTGGATGCCAATGCCATCGAAAAATTGAGAAAAATCCTGAGCACACTCGAAATGGTTTCCGTGGGCGTACAGGACCCAAACGGTGAACTCCCCAGTTTGGAAATGGCAAGATGGGCAAGAAATGCAGCCACAAAAGCATATGATTTTATTTCGATCCAAACTGCTTATATCAAAGAATTACCAAGCCCGGAACGTTTGTATGAATTTTTATACCGCTATGAAAATGAAATTTTCGGTGAAACAAAACAAAGATCTCACAAAGCGGTCGTTAGACTGGGAAAGCCATTCAAGATCAATGAGTATCTTGGTTCTTACAAAGAAGACAAAAAGAAAACCCTAGATTCGATTACGGAACGTCTAAGAAATGAGTTACAAACAATGCTTGTGGACGAAAAATCCAAATCGAATGCATTGTTCCCGAGCCAATATATTTTTTAA